In the Sarcophilus harrisii chromosome 3, mSarHar1.11, whole genome shotgun sequence genome, one interval contains:
- the LOC100926479 gene encoding sorting nexin-12 isoform X2, which yields MSDASVADTRRLNSKPQDLTDAYGPPSNFLEIDVFNPQTVGVGRGRFTTYEVRMRTNLPVFKLKESSVRRRYSDFEWLKNELERYCKIVVTPLPGKAWKRRLPFRGDEGLFEESFIEERRQGLEQFINKTAGHPLAQNERCLHMFLQEEIIDRKYVPGKVLAVSRGLTLRSFSLAILRPSSLRRGRKLGAEVLGFWGGGFRNWTERHLFGLSLGQQG from the exons ATGTCGGACGCGTCGGTGGCGGACACTCGGCGCCTTAACTCGAAGCCTCAGGACTTGACGGACGCCTACGGGCCGCCAAGCAACTTCTTGGAGATCGACGTCTTCAACCCGCAGACTGTGGGCGTGGGCCGTGGGCGCTTCACCACCTACGAGGTTCGGATGCGGACAAACCTCCCGGTCTTCAAGCTGAAGGAGTCCAGCGTACGGCGGCGGTACAGCGACTTTGAGTGGCTCAAGAATGAACTGGAGCGCTACTGTAAGATTGTTGTAACTCCGCTGCCGGGGAAAGCCTGGAAGAGGAGGCTTCCCTTCCGAGGAGACGAAGGCCTCTTTGAGGAGTCCTTCATCGAGGAGAGGAGGCAGGGCCTCGAACAGTTTATTAATAAAACCGCCGGGCACCCATTGGCTCAGAATGAGCGATGCCTACACATGTTCCTGCAGGAGGAGATAATCGACAGGAAATATGTCCCTGGGAAAGTGC TGGCTGTGTCTCGCGGCCTGACTCTGAGATCGTTCTCCCTGGCAATACTAAGACCCTCCTCTTTAAGGAGGGGTAGGAAGCTGGGGGCAGAGGTCCTGggcttttgggggggagggttcaGGAACTGGACTGAAAGGCACTTATTTGGGCTTTCTCTTGGGCAACAAGGCTAG
- the LOC100926479 gene encoding sorting nexin-12 isoform X1: MSDASVADTRRLNSKPQDLTDAYGPPSNFLEIDVFNPQTVGVGRGRFTTYEVRMRTNLPVFKLKESSVRRRYSDFEWLKNELERYCKIVVTPLPGKAWKRRLPFRGDEGLFEESFIEERRQGLEQFINKTAGHPLAQNERCLHMFLQEEIIDRKYVPGKVRQ; the protein is encoded by the coding sequence ATGTCGGACGCGTCGGTGGCGGACACTCGGCGCCTTAACTCGAAGCCTCAGGACTTGACGGACGCCTACGGGCCGCCAAGCAACTTCTTGGAGATCGACGTCTTCAACCCGCAGACTGTGGGCGTGGGCCGTGGGCGCTTCACCACCTACGAGGTTCGGATGCGGACAAACCTCCCGGTCTTCAAGCTGAAGGAGTCCAGCGTACGGCGGCGGTACAGCGACTTTGAGTGGCTCAAGAATGAACTGGAGCGCTACTGTAAGATTGTTGTAACTCCGCTGCCGGGGAAAGCCTGGAAGAGGAGGCTTCCCTTCCGAGGAGACGAAGGCCTCTTTGAGGAGTCCTTCATCGAGGAGAGGAGGCAGGGCCTCGAACAGTTTATTAATAAAACCGCCGGGCACCCATTGGCTCAGAATGAGCGATGCCTACACATGTTCCTGCAGGAGGAGATAATCGACAGGAAATATGTCCCTGGGAAAGTGCGCCAATAG
- the LOC100926216 gene encoding olfactory receptor 51A4-like, with the protein MSPLNITEDKISTFFLIGIPGMEHVHIWIAIPICFIYIIAALGNSTILLIIKTEPSLHEPMYYFLSMLAFSDLCLSFSSLPTMLRIFLFNAPGISVDACIAQEFFIHTFTAMESSVLVIMSFDRFIAIRNPLRYSSILTNVRVMQIGMGFAIRCFIFILPFPITLKRLRYCKKNLLSYSYCLHQDIMKLACSDNRVNIIYGFFIAILSMLDFSVIAMSYVLILKTVLGIASHQERLKALNTCVSHICAVLIFYMPIISLSIVHRFAKHGSPLIRILIANIFLLVPPLMNPIVYCVKTRQIREKVLGKLRLKKT; encoded by the coding sequence ATGTCCCCTCTTAATATCACAGAGGATAAGATTTCCACCTTTTTCCTCATTGGGATCCCAGGAATGGAGCATGTGCACATCTGGATAGCTATTCCTATctgtttcatatatattattgctGCTTTGGGCAACTCTACCATTCTTCTCATCATCAAGACAGAACCTTCTCTCCATGAGCCCATGTACTATTTTCTCTCCATGTTGGCTTTTTCTGATCTTTGCCTGTCTTTCTCCTCCTTACCAACCATGCTGAGAATCTTCTTGTTCAATGCTCCAGGAATTTCTGTTGATGCTTGCATTGCCCAGGAATTCTTCATCCATACTTTCACTGCCATGGAATCCTCTGTGCTTGTCATCATGTCTTTTGATCGTTTCATAGCCATCCGCAATCCCTTGAGATATAGCTCCATTCTCACCAATGTCAGAGTCATGCAAATTGGCATGGGCTTTGCCATTCGATGTTTTATATTCATACTCCCATTTCCTATCACTTTAAAGAGACTGAGATATTGCAAGAAGAACCTCCTCTCCTATTCCTACTGTCTCCACCAAGACATAATGAAATTGGCCTGCTCTGATAACAGGGTAAATATCATCTATGGTTTCTTTATTGCTATACTAAGTATGCTGGACTTTTCAGTCATTGCTATGTCTTATGTACTGATCTTGAAGACAGTTTTGGGCATTGCCTCCCATCAAGAGCGTCTCAAGGCTCTCAACACCTGTGTGTCCCATATTTGTGCTGTCCTGATCTTCTACATGCCAATTATAAGTTTGTCCATTGTCCATCGCTTTGCCAAACATGGCTCCCCACTCATTAGGATTCTCATTGCTAATATCTTTTTGCTAGTTCCTCCACTGATGAACCCTATTGTATACTGTGTGAAGACCAGGCAGATCCGGGAGAAGGTACTAGGCAAGTTAAGGTTAAAGAAGACCTAA